Below is a genomic region from Henckelia pumila isolate YLH828 chromosome 3, ASM3356847v2, whole genome shotgun sequence.
GGATATGCGGGGAAATATATTGGATAACGAGAGTGACTGGGAAGCCGAGGGAAATGCAAAAGCTGCTGAAACAAAGACTAATGCCCAAGAATTATCCGCAAGAAAGTACGAGGAGGATCTTGTGAAAGGTTCCTAATTCATTTTTCTTGATATCGTCCTTACTTTAGAACTAATTTTAAGCTGGTGCTGCCATCTAAATTTACGTTCTCAGGATTTTTTTgaattcttgaatttttcttTTAGTTATGAGTGTCAAAGAGATAAACTTTATTATAGTATATGAAAATGAGGTTGTTTATCCGATGTGAAATTCGGAAAAGGCTGAGGCCACCGCATCTCCAATAATCTTGCAGAGGTCGAACAGCTGCTGAGACCTGAAGAAAGGGAGATTTTGGATCAGAACAAAGCTCTTAATATAGAGAAATTATCAACTGTAAGTCTGTAGTTTGATTAAAGGAATGATAATTTTGCTGATGGGCTTGTATTATCAATCCATGATAATCGGCTTTCATTAGTTTCCTTCTTGTTGCTTCCAAAACGAGTGTCCGACTACTTTCTTAACTATCTGGTTCAGGCAAAATGGAAGCCTTTCCATACGCTTGCTCTAGCAGGGCAGATTAAGTTCATGGATGGGATGCTTGAGAATAATTGCGATATTAACTTGGTCGATATGGTACAAGAATCTTCAAAAGGATTATATGGAATACATGAttcatccattttttttttattttttattttggaataATACTATTTGCGGACCTTGTGGTGCAGGATGGCATAACTGCTCTGCATCATGCAGTTGTTGGTAAAAGAGAAGCCGTCATTAGTCATCTCTTAAGAAGAGGAGCAAATCCTGAAGCAGAAGATCTGGTATGATATCTTGTTTCTTTTTTCTTAGAACCTAAGCCTGCTGATATTCGTGTGCCAGTCATTTGGCCGAGAGGTGAGCTGCTGGTTACCCATGACCCATGCACTGGATTAGAGTCATACAATTAAAAATGTATATTGACAGGATGGTGCAACACCCCTTCATTATGCAACTCAAGTAGGGGCCATGCAGACCGTTAAATTGCTGATGAAATACAAGGTTGATGTAAATGTTGCGGATAACGTAAGTGTTGATTTTACTTTCAAATGGTTTGATGTAATTGCTCAAAAGGTTGATATGGATATTGCCTCACTCACTCACTCACTCACACCCATGAGCCTCAAGTTAATAGGACTTTAGTGACCTGACTTTAAACTTTTGTGATCTTCGTAGATATAGATAGCCAAGAGTAGAAATGCATTTTCGCACACATTAAACTTTTATCATTTCTGTTTTGCTCCCTTTCAATAAGATCCTTGGCTCACTGTTATTGTTTCAGGAAGGATGGACACCATTGCATGTGGCCATGCAAACAAGGAATAGAGACATAGCAAAGATCCTTTTGGTCAATGGAGCAGACAAAACAAGGAGAAATAAGGTATTTGTGGGGGAAAAATTTTGGAATTTGTTATATTGTTGAGGGAAAAATGTCTAgtaaattcaaaatcttgatttCATTGTAAAACACCGTTTGATTTAAATTTGTCCCAGGATGGATATACCCCACTTGATCTTAGCTTGTGTTACGGAAAGGATTTCAAGTCTTATGATATGGCCAAGTTGCTGAAGCAAGTTACAGCCCACCGAAGTCTATGAAGGCTTTGGTTCTTTGTCGCGTTGAGAGTTCAATGCAGCTAAAAGTTTTCCAGCACCAGAACAAAATGGTTACGAGTGAGAGTTGCTGGCAAATATGGCGAATCTCATGACCTTCTAGGGTTCTAATTCTTAAGAGCACCTCCAATGGAGGTTAAAATTGAAGGTTCAAATTTTGAACCAAAAAAATGAACCCACTACCGTCGTGGGTAGTGGGTTCATGGTTCAAAAAACAAACATggttcaaatatcatatatgtacttttctgaaattttttggGGAAAATTGCACGGAAATGGTTaccctttttcttctttttttttaataattttttaaatacaattttttttttgtgaaatatGTTCACAATTTTTACTTATCAACgttatatatcatatttattgttttaaattttattaaaattattttttgataataaaatttactaaattattaaaaattgatatatgattaattaaattatataaattaaatttattattataaacatttatttagttatataatttaaaattataactaTAAACAATTTAATGTGATTTTTTTAAGTTGAAAATTGAAGTTTGTAGTATGTTTTATTAAATGGGCATGCTACTACTTTTAGTAGCAGGCTCTTTTCATTTaaatagttttttaaaaaaattaaaattttaaaatataacataatactctatatcaaatttaaaatattttaattaacatttagtttaaagattattttttattataaaaattacgaTTTTTTTAACTTGTAATTTGAATTTTGTAGTGTATTTTGTTATATGTGCATGTTACTACACTTAGTAGCATGTTCTTTTCATTTAATtagttttttaaacaaattttcatgtaatttttaagattttaataaagtattaaaaaatatatgattaattaactaattatgtaaaaaaaattattacttaaatatatatttagttaaatatgtatgtgcaaaattcataaataaaaGTAGTAAATTAAAATGAAGGAATTAATG
It encodes:
- the LOC140891984 gene encoding ankyrin repeat domain-containing protein EMB506, chloroplastic encodes the protein MIVSLSNAMLCPKQRLSSPPASVAVFGCRLSYARGVTCFPNGNNLMVHIPNGYMKRMVYCVSKFGGLWEDPDYGSDDSEYEDDAAAASEDENEDMRGNILDNESDWEAEGNAKAAETKTNAQELSARKYEEDLVKEVEQLLRPEEREILDQNKALNIEKLSTAKWKPFHTLALAGQIKFMDGMLENNCDINLVDMDGITALHHAVVGKREAVISHLLRRGANPEAEDLDGATPLHYATQVGAMQTVKLLMKYKVDVNVADNEGWTPLHVAMQTRNRDIAKILLVNGADKTRRNKDGYTPLDLSLCYGKDFKSYDMAKLLKQVTAHRSL